The following are from one region of the Melitaea cinxia chromosome 7, ilMelCinx1.1, whole genome shotgun sequence genome:
- the LOC123655277 gene encoding MICOS complex subunit MIC13 homolog QIL1: MLRFGIKSAILGSAVYYTVDKGVWKDSATTSELYEELEKGVSPYVGEFKKQIPYELPPLPSNDRLTYLFKYYWNSGVKATFRFLVDLPTHATNAASKSYNYISAALEAAESTSTTSQEKAK; encoded by the exons ATGCTAAG attcGGTATAAAATCGGCTATTCTAGGATCAGCCGTTTATTATACAGTTGATAAAGGCGTTTGGAAGGATAGTGCAACAACAAGTGAACTTTACGAAGAACTGGAAAAAGGAGTTTCTCCTTACGTAGGAGAATTTAAGAAGCAAATCCCTTATGAG CTGCCTCCTCTGCCCTCCAATGACAGattgacatatttatttaaatattactggAATAGTGGAGTAAAGGCGACATTCAGATTTCTTGTTGACCTGCCAACACATGCTACCAATGCTGCTTCGAAGTCCTACAATTATATTTCCGCTGCATTAGAGGCCGCTGAATCAACCTCTACCACTAGTCAAGAAAAagcaaaatga